In a genomic window of Chrysemys picta bellii isolate R12L10 chromosome 1, ASM1138683v2, whole genome shotgun sequence:
- the LOC101944015 gene encoding olfactory receptor 51E1-like codes for MSASNNSSSSASTFTLIGIPGLEAVNFWLAFLLCSLYLFAVLRNGTIIYIIKADQSLHEPMYLFLCMLAAIDVLISTSTMPRMMDLLWFNSTTIGFDACLLQMFCIHSLSAMESTILLAMAFDRYVAICCPLRHAAILTSPRIAKIGLAAVIRGATVMAPLPIFIKRLPFCSSRVLSHSYCLHQDVMKLACADIKVNIIYGLIVITSVIGLDSLLISLSYVFILRTALSLSQEARLKALGTCISHVCAVFLFYVPFIGLSMVHRFGKIQGSNIHVVMANVHLLVPPVLNPIVYGVKTKQIRQRITRLFQRTTH; via the coding sequence GAATCCCAGGGCTGGAGGCAGTGAATTTCTGGCTGGCTTTCCTTCTGTGCTCGCTGTACCTCTTCGCCGTCCTCAGGAACGGCACCATTATTTATATCATCAAAGCCGATcaaagcctccatgagcccatgtacctTTTCCTCTGCATGCTTGCAGCCATCGACGTGCTGATCTCCACATCCACCATGCCCAGAATGATGGACCTCCTCTGGTTCAACTCCACCACCATTGGGTTCGATGCCTGCCTGCTCCAGATGTTCTGCATCCACTCTCTGTCTGCCATGGAGTCCACCATCTTgttggccatggcttttgatcgctacgtggccataTGCTGTCCCCTGCGGCACGCAGCCATTCTCACCAGCCCCAGAATAGCCAAGATAGGGCTGGCAGCGGTAATCAGAGGAGCTACCGTGATGGCCCCCTTGCCCATTTTTATTAAAAGGCTGCCCTTCTGCAGCTCCAGagtcctctcccattcctactgctTGCACCAGGATGTGATGAAGCTGGCCTGTGCCGACATAAAGGTCAATATAATCTATGGTTTGATTGTTATTACCTCTGTCATTGGGTTGGACTCCCTGCTGATCTCCCTGTCGTACGTCTTCATTCTCAGAACCGCCTTGAGTCTGAGCCAAGAGGCCCGGCTCAAAGCGCTGGGCACCTGCATCTCCCACGTCTGTGCCGTCTTCCTGTTCTACGTGCCATTCATTGGCCTATCCATGGTGCACAGGTTTGGGAAGATACAGGGTTCCAACATCCATGTCGTAATGGCCAACGTCCACTTGCTGGTGCCCCCGGTACTCAACCCAATAGTGTATGGGGTGAAAACCAAGCAAATCCGTCAAAGGATCACAAGGCTGTTCCAAAGAACTACACACTGA